A part of Caretta caretta isolate rCarCar2 chromosome 1, rCarCar1.hap1, whole genome shotgun sequence genomic DNA contains:
- the GPA33 gene encoding cell surface A33 antigen has translation MRAMKGSQLFILSVVLVTAQALTVNTRVKEVKVAQGTNATLPCEFQTSAATSNADFAAWSKISPLEDAVTRYFDGFAHYGQGYEGRLQFHGTAVTDVSITLQGVTMADNGTYRCTVQVRADLPHASAEIDLLVLVAPSKPECKVIGTPEYGRTINLTCNSQQGSPKPEYTWQSFSVLNQPRPLVSASGQQVTLKNISADTSGFYICTATNSVGQEFCNMTVSIVPPSMNIALYAGVIGGVVAAIIVIGILAYCCCCRGSKDTDYEMTEPEESEKEPVRIRGPAEEEMEEEEEEYRTRGRPQMPPTNTPRLDI, from the exons ttCTGGTGACTGCCCAGGCACTCACAGTGAACACACGTGTCAAGGAAGTAAAGGTAGCACAAGGAACTAACGCCACCCTCCCATGTGAATTCCAGACCTCTGCTGCCACCAGCAACGCAGACTTCGCTGCCTGGAGCAAAATATCTCCGTTG GAAGATGCTGTCACAAGGTATTTTGATGGCTTTGCACACTATGGCCAGGGTTACGAAGGCCGTCTGCAATTCCATGGCACTGCGGTCACAGATGTCAGCATCACCCTCCAGGGGGTGACCATGGCAGACAATGGAACTTACAGATGCACTGTCCAAGTGCGTGCAGATCTCCCCCATGCCTCTGCAGAGATAGATCTTTTGGTCCTTG TGGCTCCATCCAAGCCGGAGTGTAAAGTCATAGGGACACCGGAATACGGACGGACCATCAACCTGACCTGCAATTCTCAACAGGGGTCTCCAAAACCTGAGTATACCTGGCAAAGCTTCAGCGTACTGAACCAGCCCCGACCACTGGTGTCAGCGTCAG GACAACAGGTAACTCTGAAGAACATCTCTGCAGACACCTCCGGCTTTTACATTTGCACTGCCACTAACAGCGTTGGACAGGAGTTCTGCAACATGACAGTCTCCATTGTACCTC CATCCATGAACATTGCCCTCTATGCTGGAGTCATTGGTGGTGTAGTTGCTGCAATCATTGTCATTGGGATTTTggcctactgctgctgctgccggggcagCAAGGACACGGACTACGAGATGAC TGAGCCAGAAGAGAGTGAGAAGGAGCCCGTCAGGATTCGGGGACCAGCTGAagaagagatggaggaggaggaggaggaatatcGGACAAGAGGCAGGCCACAGATGCCACCCACCAACACACCCCGGCTAGATATTTGA